The following are encoded together in the Pseudoxanthomonas sp. YR558 genome:
- a CDS encoding SDR family oxidoreductase codes for MSGRLSGKVALVTGAASGIGAATAHLFAREGATVVGLDKQAAPAADDGVQHRIADITDAGAVDAAVQAVLAAHGRIDVLVNNAGADVFSDPLTLSDEDWERCLSLNLKGAWHLCRAVLPAMQAQGAGSIVNIASVHGHKIIAGCFPYPVAKHGLVGLTRALGIEYAARGIRVNSISPGLILVPRIEAWFAREPGAREKQAALLPPKRIGTPEEVAFTALFLASDEARFINATDITIDGGRSQLYHD; via the coding sequence ATGAGCGGCCGCCTGTCCGGGAAGGTCGCGCTGGTCACCGGTGCCGCCAGCGGCATCGGCGCGGCCACGGCGCACCTGTTCGCACGCGAGGGCGCCACCGTGGTCGGCCTCGACAAGCAGGCCGCACCTGCGGCCGATGACGGCGTGCAGCATCGCATCGCCGACATCACCGACGCCGGCGCCGTCGACGCAGCCGTGCAGGCGGTGCTCGCCGCGCATGGCCGCATCGATGTGCTCGTCAACAACGCCGGTGCGGATGTGTTCTCCGATCCGCTCACCCTGTCCGACGAGGATTGGGAACGCTGCCTGTCGCTCAACCTCAAGGGCGCCTGGCACCTCTGCCGCGCGGTGCTGCCGGCGATGCAGGCGCAGGGCGCGGGCAGCATCGTCAACATCGCGTCGGTGCATGGCCACAAGATCATCGCCGGCTGCTTCCCGTATCCGGTGGCCAAGCACGGCCTGGTCGGCCTGACCCGCGCGCTCGGCATCGAGTACGCCGCGCGCGGGATCCGGGTGAACTCGATCTCGCCGGGGCTGATCCTGGTGCCCCGCATCGAAGCCTGGTTCGCGCGCGAACCGGGCGCTCGCGAGAAGCAGGCGGCACTGCTGCCGCCCAAGCGCATCGGCACGCCCGAGGAAGTGGCGTTCACCGCGTTGTTCCTCGCCAGCGACGAAGCGCGCTTCATCAACGCCACCGACATCACCATCGATGGCGGCCGTTCGCAGCTCTACCACGACTGA
- a CDS encoding LysR substrate-binding domain-containing protein: protein MVHPTTGWFGATRLKTRHLSLLLHLYEQRSVLRAAEAANMTQPAASKLLAEMESLLGVPLFERHARGVEPTWYGQVLIRRARSALSEIGRAHDEIAALRSGRMGQAAIGTVVNPGTTLVPQAIAAVKRDFPDILIKVEMDYSRPLVAKLLDGQLDIVVGRIMGPEGAGELDFEPLADEPHAVIVRAGHPLTRRPRITHADLADYGWIMPPAASVLRSRLDAVFLEHGQPPPQNIVETASLPVIIHLLRHSDLLTALPAESVGPYLQTGQMCVLPIELGVRMEFFGIIRRRDQLLSPGAERVLDALRSTARRLYTDLEPSQTGTVPPSGDGGGG, encoded by the coding sequence ATGGTCCACCCCACCACCGGCTGGTTCGGCGCCACGCGCCTGAAGACCCGCCATCTTTCCCTGCTGCTGCACCTGTACGAACAGCGCTCGGTCCTGCGCGCCGCCGAGGCCGCCAACATGACCCAGCCCGCCGCGTCCAAGCTGCTGGCGGAGATGGAGAGCCTGCTGGGCGTGCCCCTGTTCGAACGCCATGCCCGTGGCGTGGAGCCCACCTGGTACGGCCAGGTGCTGATACGCCGCGCGCGCTCGGCCCTGTCGGAGATCGGTCGCGCCCACGACGAGATCGCCGCGCTGCGCAGTGGGCGCATGGGCCAGGCCGCGATCGGTACCGTGGTGAATCCCGGTACCACCCTGGTGCCGCAGGCCATCGCGGCGGTGAAGCGCGATTTCCCCGACATCCTCATCAAGGTCGAGATGGATTACAGCCGGCCGCTGGTGGCCAAGCTGCTGGATGGGCAGCTCGACATCGTGGTCGGTCGCATCATGGGCCCCGAAGGCGCGGGCGAGTTGGATTTCGAGCCGCTGGCCGACGAGCCGCACGCCGTCATCGTGCGCGCCGGCCACCCGCTGACCCGGCGTCCGCGCATTACCCACGCCGACCTGGCCGACTACGGCTGGATCATGCCCCCGGCCGCCAGCGTGCTGCGGTCGCGCCTGGATGCGGTGTTCCTCGAACACGGCCAGCCGCCACCGCAGAACATCGTCGAAACCGCGTCGCTGCCGGTGATCATCCATCTACTGCGCCATAGCGACCTGTTGACGGCGCTGCCGGCCGAGTCGGTCGGCCCGTACCTGCAGACAGGGCAGATGTGCGTGTTGCCGATCGAGCTGGGCGTGCGCATGGAGTTCTTCGGCATCATCCGCCGGCGTGATCAGCTGCTGTCCCCGGGCGCCGAGCGCGTCTTGGACGCCCTCCGCAGCACGGCCCGTCGCCTCTATACCGACCTGGAACCCTCCCAGACGGGCACGGTGCCGCCCTCAGGCGATGGCGGCGGCGGTTGA
- a CDS encoding TonB-dependent receptor — translation MSTRQRRIAAGPRAGRSAGRHLQPTVLALGIALLLSTPAFAQEATTEAKEGDKTTELDAVVVTGIRGSVYRAQDIKRDADTFVDSVTALDIGALPDRSVTETLSRIPGVTIDRFLTVGDPEHFSAEGGGVQVRGLTQVRSELNGRDSFSASGGRSLSFQDVPAELMAGVDVYKNQKADMIEGGLGGTVDLRTFMPFDIEGSRFGMSFSANRGDFADQLKPSGSVLFSNRWDTDAGEFGILVNLAHSELATRTDGMFVRPFFNTANSDLNNDGTNESLWLPRGADWRTLEYERERQGAYVALQWRPNDNLELFATAFQSRYDELWYEDAIFVSNDPLQVRVDASQPYELDGNVFVSGRLRSNGDIPMGTDIRASHRKSDTTDYSFGLKWLFSDRTEFSTDLQYIKANTEALDSTVSLGLNVPYIDIDLGHGVPRIGVDNQFTANPANYYWGFTMDHQDDNTADEVAWRADLKHSFDSNFFDSFKVGVRVTDRDAHSIDTGYDWQPVFQPWMQWWALPGGVPLPGLDLNGTVNSSLTNLITFDNFYRGGASTPGSFYSPVLSTALNFPNSYLDIHGAAIPYYTCCYGQITPRNLADPQWGNVQTERTYAAYAMLNFAMDEARIDGNVGVRVVRTENSAKGYLVYPNNAFAPYLGTGQSEPISAENSYTDVLPSANVKWEPAENWIVRFAASKAIARPAFSDMQAYQVLSVAVRDGVNPQPGDELGPEDLELTGSSTDNPYLTPMKANQFDLSLEWYFAPESGGMAWVNFFYKDIKDYFRQQTELLAYPGVDGNDYDYRVSRLVNVGKAKIQGAEIGWNQFFDFLPAPFDGLGMSANYTYIDSSTRIPAASNAVPVDTDGSLFDDLPADGLSKNSYNVAAFYEKGPWQVRLAYNWRSEYLLSIGPNGYNGGDGGIPWKLPVYSDSFGQLDGSIFYKFSDNVQFGLEMNNLNNAEQRTLMDQNGAGKRTTSWYVNDRRYAATLRFTF, via the coding sequence ATGTCAACGCGTCAGCGCCGCATCGCGGCTGGCCCCCGTGCGGGCCGTTCCGCCGGCCGCCACCTTCAACCCACCGTCCTCGCTCTCGGCATCGCGTTGCTGCTGTCGACGCCTGCGTTCGCGCAGGAGGCCACGACCGAGGCGAAGGAAGGCGACAAGACCACCGAACTCGATGCGGTCGTCGTCACCGGTATCCGCGGTTCCGTCTATCGCGCGCAGGACATCAAGCGCGACGCCGACACGTTCGTCGATTCGGTCACCGCACTCGACATCGGCGCCTTGCCCGATCGCAGCGTCACGGAAACGCTGTCGCGCATTCCCGGCGTGACCATCGACCGTTTCCTGACCGTCGGCGATCCGGAGCACTTCTCCGCAGAAGGCGGTGGCGTGCAGGTGCGCGGCCTCACCCAAGTCCGCTCCGAATTGAACGGTCGCGACAGCTTTTCCGCGTCCGGCGGCCGCAGCCTCAGCTTCCAGGACGTGCCTGCGGAGTTGATGGCCGGCGTCGATGTCTACAAGAACCAGAAGGCGGACATGATCGAAGGCGGCCTCGGCGGCACCGTCGACCTGCGCACCTTCATGCCGTTCGATATCGAAGGCAGCCGGTTCGGCATGTCGTTCAGCGCCAACAGGGGCGACTTCGCCGACCAGCTGAAGCCCTCGGGCTCGGTGCTCTTCAGCAATCGCTGGGACACCGATGCGGGCGAGTTCGGCATCCTGGTCAACCTGGCCCATTCCGAACTGGCGACCCGCACCGACGGCATGTTCGTGCGGCCGTTCTTCAATACCGCCAACTCCGACCTCAACAACGACGGCACCAACGAAAGCCTGTGGCTGCCGCGCGGCGCCGACTGGCGCACGCTGGAATACGAGCGCGAACGCCAGGGCGCCTACGTTGCGCTGCAATGGCGGCCGAACGACAACCTGGAGCTGTTCGCCACCGCCTTCCAGAGCCGATACGACGAGTTGTGGTACGAAGACGCGATCTTCGTCTCCAACGATCCGCTGCAAGTGCGCGTCGATGCCAGTCAGCCGTACGAACTCGATGGCAACGTGTTCGTTTCGGGCCGACTGCGGTCGAATGGCGACATCCCGATGGGCACGGACATCCGTGCCTCGCACCGCAAGTCCGACACCACCGACTACTCGTTCGGCCTGAAGTGGCTGTTCAGCGATCGAACCGAGTTCTCCACCGACCTGCAGTACATCAAGGCGAATACCGAGGCGCTGGATTCCACGGTGTCGCTCGGCCTCAACGTGCCCTACATCGACATCGACCTGGGCCATGGCGTGCCGCGGATCGGCGTGGACAACCAGTTCACCGCCAACCCTGCGAACTACTACTGGGGGTTCACGATGGACCACCAGGATGACAACACCGCCGACGAAGTCGCCTGGCGCGCGGACCTGAAGCACAGCTTCGACAGCAATTTCTTCGATTCCTTCAAGGTCGGCGTGCGCGTCACCGACCGCGATGCGCACAGCATCGATACCGGCTACGACTGGCAGCCGGTGTTCCAGCCCTGGATGCAGTGGTGGGCGCTGCCGGGCGGCGTGCCGCTGCCGGGCCTAGACCTCAACGGCACGGTCAACTCCAGCCTGACCAACCTGATCACCTTCGACAACTTCTACCGTGGCGGCGCTTCGACGCCGGGCTCGTTCTACTCGCCGGTGCTGTCTACCGCGCTCAATTTCCCGAACAGTTACCTCGACATCCACGGCGCGGCGATCCCGTACTACACCTGTTGCTACGGCCAGATCACGCCGCGCAACCTCGCCGACCCGCAGTGGGGCAACGTGCAGACCGAGCGCACCTACGCCGCCTACGCGATGCTGAACTTCGCGATGGACGAGGCGCGCATCGACGGCAACGTCGGCGTACGCGTGGTCCGTACGGAGAACAGCGCGAAGGGCTACCTGGTCTATCCGAACAATGCGTTCGCGCCGTACCTGGGCACGGGCCAGTCGGAGCCGATCTCTGCGGAGAACTCGTACACCGATGTGTTGCCCAGTGCGAACGTGAAGTGGGAACCGGCCGAAAACTGGATCGTCCGCTTCGCCGCATCGAAGGCCATCGCACGGCCTGCCTTCAGCGACATGCAGGCCTACCAGGTGCTCAGCGTGGCCGTCCGCGACGGCGTCAACCCACAGCCGGGCGACGAGCTCGGTCCGGAAGACCTGGAACTCACCGGCAGTTCCACCGACAACCCGTACCTGACGCCGATGAAGGCCAATCAGTTCGACCTGTCGCTGGAGTGGTACTTCGCGCCGGAAAGCGGCGGCATGGCCTGGGTGAACTTCTTCTACAAGGACATCAAGGACTACTTCCGCCAACAGACCGAGCTGCTCGCCTATCCGGGCGTCGACGGCAACGACTACGACTATCGCGTGTCCCGTCTGGTGAACGTCGGCAAGGCGAAGATCCAGGGTGCGGAGATCGGCTGGAACCAGTTCTTCGATTTCCTCCCCGCGCCGTTCGATGGGCTCGGCATGTCCGCCAACTACACCTACATCGATAGCTCGACGCGAATCCCGGCGGCCTCCAATGCCGTGCCCGTCGATACCGACGGATCGCTGTTCGACGACCTGCCGGCCGATGGCCTGTCGAAGAACTCGTACAACGTCGCGGCGTTCTACGAAAAGGGCCCGTGGCAGGTTCGCCTGGCCTACAACTGGCGCAGCGAATATCTGCTGTCGATCGGCCCGAACGGCTACAACGGCGGCGACGGCGGCATCCCGTGGAAGCTGCCGGTGTACAGCGACAGCTTCGGTCAGTTGGATGGGTCGATCTTCTACAAGTTCTCGGACAACGTGCAGTTCGGCCTTGAGATGAACAACCTCAACAACGCCGAGCAGCGCACGCTGATGGACCAGAACGGCGCCGGCAAGCGCACCACGTCGTGGTACGTCAACGACCGCCGTTACGCCGCGACGCTTCGCTTCACATTCTGA